The window CATTCTCCAGACCGCCCGCTCGAAGGAGTTTATGACGGAGGAGGGGCAGCGCAAGGCTCTGCGCCGCCTGAACCAGCATGGGATCGAAGGCCTGGTGGTGATCGGCGGCGACGGCTCCATGCGCGGCGCCCTGGCCCTCCACCAGCGCGGCTTCCCCGTGGTCGGCGTCCCCGCCAGCATCGACAACGACATCTGGGGCACGAACATGAGCATCGGGGTGGATACGGCCCTGAACACCATCATCGACGCCATCGACCGGCTGCGGGACACCGCCTCCTCCATCGGGCGGGCGTTCCTGGTGGAGACCATGGGACGGGATTGCGGGTATCTGGCGCTGATCGCAGGGGTGATCGGCGGGGCGGAGATGGTGCTGATCCCGGAGCGGGAGACCCGTCTGGAGGAGGTGGCCCGGGCGGTGATGGACGCTTACGAGCGGGGCAAAACCCATGCCCTGATCGTCATCGCGGAGGGCGCCCCTTACCGCACCACGGAGGTCGCCAAGTTCCTGGAGAGCCATCCCATCGGCTTCGATGTGCGGATCACGATCCTGGGTCATATCCAGCGGGGCGGGAGCCCCACGGCCTTCGATCGCCTGCTGGCCACCCGCATGGGGGTGAAGGCCGTGGAGGCGCTGCTGGGAGGCGAGCGCGGGGTGATGACCGCCCTGCAGGGTCGGGATATCGTCACGATTCCTCTGGAGGAGGTGGTCCAGCGCCGACGGGAGGCTAACCTGGCCTACTACGATATGGTGCTGATGCTGGCCCGCTGAGCCGTTTCACGCCCGCAGGGTGTGGGCGGCCGCAGGGCCGCTTTCCCCCCGCGCCATGGCCAGCGCATGGGGGAGCACAGGGGCCAGGACCTCCATCGCCTCCTGCACCGCCCGGGGGCTCCCCGGCAGGTTGATGATCAGGGTCCGCCCGCGGATGCCGGCCACGCCCCGGGAGAGCATGGCGAAAGGCGTGCGCTGTAGCCCGTAGAACCGCAGCGCCTCGGCGATCCCCGGCGCCTCCCGCTCCAGCAGGGGCCGCGTCGCCTCCGGGGTGAGATCCCGGGGGCCCAGCCCCGTCCCCCCGGTGGTGAGGATCAGATCCAGCCCCTCCTCATCGCACCAGGCCCGCAGGGTTTGCTGGATCGCCTCGACCTCATCGGGGACCACGCGATAGCGCGCCACGGTCCAGCCCAGCCGCTCGGCGACCTGCTGCCGCAGGAGGGCCCCGCTCTCATCCGCATAGATCCCCTGGGCCGCGCGATCGCTGATGGTCAGGATGCCCACCCGCACCGGTTGTCCTGTGGAAGCCACGGGGCCTCCTTCATCCGGAAGGATCCGTGCGGCCGTCCCGCGCGGCGGCCTTCAGGGCGGACAGGATCGGAGGGATGACTTCCTCCAGAGGGCCGGGGACCAAGCAGCCGGCGGCCGGGGGATGACCGCCGCCGCCGAAGGCGAGGGCGACGCGGGCCACATCGTAACCGGGTCGGGCCCGCATGCTCACCTCCACTTTGCCATCGTCCCGCTCGGTGAAGACCGCGGCGATCCGCGCCTCCTCGGCGCTGATCAGGAAGCTGGAGAGGCTGAGGTCGTTGGCCTGGCCCAGCCCCAGGGTCTGTCGCATCTCCCGCGTGACCACCGTCCAGATCACGCCGTCCTCCAGCCGGACCCCGGCGAGGGCCTGGCCGAAGAGGCGGATGGCCGCGAAGGAGCGCCGGTTGAAGAGGACATCCACCAGAGCCGGCAGGGAGGCCCCCGCTTCCACCAGGCGGGTGACCTCCCGCAGGACCTGGGGGGTGACGTTGGGCGTGCGCAGCCCCATGGTGTCCCCCACGATCCCGGCCAGCAGGATCGAAGCCAGCTCCCGATCCAGCGACACCCCCAGGTCGTCCGCCAGCCACAACACCATCTCCGCCGTGGCCACGGCGGAGGGATCCACCCAGTTCACCGTTCCGAAGCCGGTGTTGGTGATGTGGTGATCGATGTTCAGCAGGGGAGCCTCCCGGACCTCCGCGAAGGCCCGGCCCAGGCGGGCGGGGTCGCTGGCGTCCAGGCTGACCAGGAGATCGAAGGAGCCCCGGGCGGCGCGGGAGATCTCCTCGGCGTGCGGGATCGCCCGCAGGCGCGGGGGCAGCTCATCGTCGCAGAACGGCTCCGCCTCCTTCCCCAGACGGCGGAGGATCTGCGTCAGCCCGATGAGGCTGCTGATGGCGTCCGCATCCGGGGTGATGTGCGTGGCCACCGCCACGCGGCGCGCCTGCTCCAGGGCCTGTCGGGCCTGCTCACGACTCATCCGAGGGCTGCTCCTTCCCACCATGGAGCCGGGAGATCAGGCGCTCGATGCGATCCGCGCGATCGAACGTGTCGTCCCATTTGAACACCAAATCGGGGATGCGGCGCAGGATGACGCGGCCGGCCAGCTCATGCTTCAGGTAGCCCTTCGCGTGCTCCAGGCCGGCCAGCACCTCCTCCCGTCGGGCGGGATCCGCCGGCCAGGTCGTCACGTAGACCTTGGCGATGGTCAGATCCGGCGCCGGCTCCACCGCGGTGACCGTCACCCCGGCCACCCGGGGATCCTTCAGCTCCCCGATCAAGGCGCTCAACTCCTCCCGCAACAGCTCCCCGATCCGTCGTTGCCGTCGCTCTCCCATGGTGAACCTCCAGGGCGCTCCATCGTAGCACAGGAGCGCCGCCCCGTCAAAAAGGGGGGCTCGGCGCGTGAGGTCACCCCCTGGAACGGGCGCTCTCTTCCGGCCATCGGACGAACGGGTGATGGCTCGCAGCAACCCTGCAGCGGTAATACAATACACGTAAGGTTGAAATCTGCAGGCGATTTCGCGGCGTTCCCCTGGCCTTTCCGGGATATACGGGGATGAAACCATGCCCTTCCACCGGGCCCCCGGATGGGGATTCGGGTCGGGGATCAGGAGGCCCGGGAAATCGCGGCGCGCTACGGGGGTCCCTCCAGGGGAGGCAAGCATGCTGCGGAGAGGCAGAATCGGGGCATGGCTGGGGCTGCTCCTCGTCGGGCTTCTGAGCGGGATCGGATGGCTCCGCTGGGCGAAGATCCCCGGGCTCCTGTTCGCCCTCTGGCTCCTCGCGATGATCCTCTATGGGGTCTTCCTTTTCTTCTTCCTCCTCCCTGCCTTAGCTCCCACTGCGCCGCACGAGGCCGGCCTTGTGCGACGGGCGTTCGCCGCGTGGATCTTCGGCCGGCTGCGCAGCCTGGGGGTGGTGGACGCGGGCCAGCCGCGCGCTTCTACGGAGCCCCTGCAGGGGCCCGGGCTCTGGCTGATGGACGCCCGGAGCGCCCTGGCCGTGGAGGGAGAAGCCGGGTTCCTCCGCATCGCCGGCCCCGGGCTGACGTGGGTGCAAAAGGAGGAGCAGATCACCGCCTTCGTGGATCTCCGCCCTCAGCGCTACCCGCGGAGCGAACCGGAGCCGGTGACGGTCCGCACCCAGGATGGGCTCTCCCTCGGATTCCAGATCCGCACCGTCGCCTCCTTCGCCGCCCAGCGTCTCCCTCCCGTCGAGCGGGGATTGTCCCCGTATTTCTACCCGGCCCCGCGCGTCGCCCGGTCCATCGCCCAGGCCCTCCGGGCCGCTCGCGTCGATGAGGATCGGACGCTCCACTGGTTCGAGCTGGCCTACCACCGGGCCCGGGAGGAGCTCGCCCTCCGGATCGGCAACCGCCTCTTCGACGAGCTGTTCGGGCTGGCTCGGGAAGGGGAGGAGCGGCCGGGTCCACCCCTCGTCCGGCTGGCGCAGGAGATCCAGGGGGCGCTGGCCCCGGAGCTGAGCCGGGCCGGGATCCGGCCGGACCGGCTGCATCTCGCCCTGGCAGAGGTGCCTGAGGAAGCCCGACGCCAGCGGGTGGAGGTCTGGCGCAGCCAGTGGGCCGCCCGGCTGGCCCGCTGGATCGGCCTGGCGGAATCCGAGCTGCTGCTGGAATACGCCCGCGCCCGTCATGCCGCCCAGATGGAGACCCTCCAGGCCCTCCGGGAGGTGCTGAGCGGCCGCGACGCCCTCTCCCCCGATCTCATCCTCCTGCACTTCCTGGAGACGCTGGACGCGGCGGTCCGCAAGAGCGGGTTGCTGCTGCCGGAGGAACTGAACCGCCTCCGCACATATCTGCAAGGAGGGAGCCCGTGAGAGCGCGGATGGAGTTCCTCCTTCGGGTGGCCATCCCCTTCGCCGCCGGCCTGCCCGGCCTGGTGCTGGTCCCTCTCCTGATCGGCGCATGGTGGGGGGAGCGGATCGGGGAGATCTTGAGGCTCGGCTGCGGACTGGGCTTTCTGATGGAAGGAGCGATCGCCGCCTTCATGCTGGTTCAGGCCTCCACCTTCGTCGCGCGGATGTATCGGGTCCGCTGGGGCCAGGCCGTCGGCTTCCTCCTGCGGGCCCTGTTCTTCCCCCATGCGCGAACCCCGGTGGGCCACGCGCGGGACGGAGATCTCACCGCGACGACCCGCACGTCCCCCCTGGTCCGGATCGGCGGCCCGGGCACCCTGGTCGTGCACGAGAGCTGTCTGGTCCTGCTGGAGCGAGGCGGCGCCTTCGTCCGGCTGATCGGGCCGGGGGAGCATCGCCTGAGGCCCTTCGAACGCCCGGCCCTGGTCCTGGATCTTCGTCCTCAGATTCGCCGCCGGCAGGTGAACGCATGGACCCAGGATGGGCTGCCGGTGCAGGCGCGGCTGGAGCTCGGCGCGCAGCTGCGCTGGGAGCCCGGGGACGCGACCGGGGAGGCCCGGTTGATCCGCATGGCCTACGCCCTGGACACCGGCTCCCGGGACCGGGGCTATGGCGTGGACTGGGCCGGCGAGCTGGCCGATGAGGCCCGGAACCGCCTGGCCCGCCGGCTGGGAGCCCTGTGGTTCGATGAGATGTGGTCCCCTTACACCAGCCTGGAGGAGGCCCGGGCCCAGCCGCCCCGCTT is drawn from Thermoflexus hugenholtzii and contains these coding sequences:
- the pfkA gene encoding 6-phosphofructokinase, whose protein sequence is MRCIGVMTSGGDAPGMNACIRAVVRTAAYHGVRVLGIRRGFQGLIEGEIVELRPRDVGGIIQRGGTILQTARSKEFMTEEGQRKALRRLNQHGIEGLVVIGGDGSMRGALALHQRGFPVVGVPASIDNDIWGTNMSIGVDTALNTIIDAIDRLRDTASSIGRAFLVETMGRDCGYLALIAGVIGGAEMVLIPERETRLEEVARAVMDAYERGKTHALIVIAEGAPYRTTEVAKFLESHPIGFDVRITILGHIQRGGSPTAFDRLLATRMGVKAVEALLGGERGVMTALQGRDIVTIPLEEVVQRRREANLAYYDMVLMLAR
- a CDS encoding molybdenum cofactor biosynthesis protein B: MASTGQPVRVGILTISDRAAQGIYADESGALLRQQVAERLGWTVARYRVVPDEVEAIQQTLRAWCDEEGLDLILTTGGTGLGPRDLTPEATRPLLEREAPGIAEALRFYGLQRTPFAMLSRGVAGIRGRTLIINLPGSPRAVQEAMEVLAPVLPHALAMARGESGPAAAHTLRA
- a CDS encoding bifunctional oligoribonuclease/PAP phosphatase NrnA produces the protein MSREQARQALEQARRVAVATHITPDADAISSLIGLTQILRRLGKEAEPFCDDELPPRLRAIPHAEEISRAARGSFDLLVSLDASDPARLGRAFAEVREAPLLNIDHHITNTGFGTVNWVDPSAVATAEMVLWLADDLGVSLDRELASILLAGIVGDTMGLRTPNVTPQVLREVTRLVEAGASLPALVDVLFNRRSFAAIRLFGQALAGVRLEDGVIWTVVTREMRQTLGLGQANDLSLSSFLISAEEARIAAVFTERDDGKVEVSMRARPGYDVARVALAFGGGGHPPAAGCLVPGPLEEVIPPILSALKAAARDGRTDPSG
- the rbfA gene encoding 30S ribosome-binding factor RbfA — encoded protein: MGERRQRRIGELLREELSALIGELKDPRVAGVTVTAVEPAPDLTIAKVYVTTWPADPARREEVLAGLEHAKGYLKHELAGRVILRRIPDLVFKWDDTFDRADRIERLISRLHGGKEQPSDES